From a region of the Triticum aestivum cultivar Chinese Spring chromosome 7D, IWGSC CS RefSeq v2.1, whole genome shotgun sequence genome:
- the LOC123170857 gene encoding uncharacterized protein, translated as MEWVDGTTSLIEPTPAPTALPSRFAPPDLTLSSSFALTPSPSASFYHPCPCAAGDQKSSRTSSGKSSASCQAGPDPPEQSRGYAYRSSIGVRISRCPTWIATCSDISVSDLDRHMYTAGCPDPDIVIRTSGETRLSNFLLWQTTFSHLQNPDPLWPEFSWRHLVWAILQYQRAYPYIEQNKDLAKKQL; from the exons ATGGAATGGGTCGATGGGACTACGAGCCTAATTG AACCAACTCCTGCCCCCACCGCTCTCCCCTCACGGTTCGCCCCACCAGATCTAACCCTGTCCTCCTCCTTCGCCCTAACCCCATCCCCTAGCGCCTCCTTCTACCACCCCTGCCCCTGCGCCGCCGGTGACCAGAAAAGCTCAAGGACCTCCAGCGGGAAGTCCTCGGCCAGCTGCCAAGCAGGGCCAGATCCACCGGAGCAGTCAAG GGGATACGCGTATCGAAGCAGTATCGGTGTCCGGATATCTCGGTGTCCGACCTGGATCGCCACATGTTCGGATATCTCGGTGTCCGACCTGGATCGCCACATGTACACCGCCGGCTGCCCAGACCCGGACATCGTGATCCGGACCTCGGGCGAGACCCGGCTGAGCAACTTCCTCCTGTGGCAGACGACGTTTAGCCATCTGCAGAACCCAGACCCCCTCTGGCCTGAGTTCTCCTGGAGGCACCTCGTCTGGGCGATACTGCAGTACCAGAGAGCCTACCCGTACATTGAGCAGAACAAAGATCTGGCTAAGAAGCAGCTGTGA